In one window of Corallococcus macrosporus DNA:
- a CDS encoding DUF418 domain-containing protein, whose product MSDSVSSASSARPVDVSERLPLLDVLRGFALWGVFVSNSFAWFSGRVLMPREQAQALAAPPLEAAVSTLYHFFVNQKFVTLFAFLFGLGFSIQLKRAEGRGASVVPVYSRRLLVLLGIGVVHLTVLWAGDVLSTYALLGFALLLFRDRSDRTLWVWVGLSVVVVPLVVPALLHFGPILIHGAQAAADAAKATEAMEAQTRGRLLLGLKSDSLWTTQAANAHFLQYMLPTLKRLLWMIFILGRFLLGLLAGRHLLLQDVDRHRAWHRKLLGWGLVLGVLGNGTGAVVQHLRLAGLLDPSKAHWMFTLSAIQEVGYLGLAASYVAAFALLFQKERWRRWLGVLAPVGRMALTNYLLQTVVSLCLYDGWGLGLVGKLPPSQCVALTMAVFVLQIPFSHGWLSRFRFGPAEWLWRSLTYGKRQPMRLELKPSPTGVPGVR is encoded by the coding sequence ATGTCCGACTCCGTCTCTTCCGCCTCCAGCGCCCGTCCGGTGGACGTCTCCGAGCGGCTGCCGCTCCTGGACGTGCTGCGCGGCTTCGCGCTGTGGGGCGTCTTCGTGTCGAACAGCTTCGCGTGGTTCAGCGGCCGCGTGCTCATGCCGCGCGAGCAGGCCCAGGCGCTGGCGGCGCCACCCCTGGAGGCGGCGGTCTCGACGCTCTACCACTTCTTCGTGAACCAGAAGTTCGTCACGCTGTTCGCCTTCCTCTTCGGGCTGGGGTTCTCCATCCAGCTGAAGCGAGCCGAGGGCCGTGGAGCCTCCGTCGTCCCGGTGTACTCGCGGCGGCTGCTGGTGCTGCTGGGCATCGGCGTGGTGCACCTCACCGTGTTGTGGGCGGGAGACGTGCTCTCCACGTACGCGCTGCTGGGCTTCGCGCTGCTGCTCTTCCGGGACCGCTCGGACCGGACGCTCTGGGTGTGGGTCGGATTGTCGGTGGTGGTGGTCCCGCTGGTGGTGCCGGCGCTCCTGCACTTCGGACCCATCCTGATCCACGGTGCGCAGGCCGCGGCCGACGCCGCGAAGGCCACCGAGGCCATGGAGGCCCAGACGCGAGGGCGGCTGCTGCTGGGACTCAAGAGCGATTCACTCTGGACGACGCAGGCCGCGAACGCGCACTTCCTCCAGTACATGCTGCCCACGCTCAAGCGGCTGCTGTGGATGATCTTCATCCTGGGTCGCTTCCTGCTGGGGCTGCTAGCGGGACGGCACCTGTTGCTCCAGGACGTGGATCGCCACCGCGCCTGGCACCGGAAGCTGCTGGGCTGGGGCCTGGTGCTGGGCGTGCTGGGAAATGGCACGGGGGCGGTGGTGCAGCACCTGCGTCTCGCGGGGCTGTTGGATCCATCAAAGGCGCACTGGATGTTCACCCTGTCCGCCATCCAGGAGGTGGGCTACCTGGGGCTCGCCGCGTCCTACGTGGCAGCCTTCGCCCTGCTCTTCCAGAAGGAGCGCTGGCGCCGCTGGCTGGGCGTGCTGGCACCCGTGGGGCGCATGGCGCTGACCAACTACCTGCTGCAGACGGTGGTGAGTCTCTGCCTCTACGACGGCTGGGGGCTCGGGCTCGTCGGCAAGCTGCCACCGTCACAATGCGTGGCGCTGACAATGGCGGTATTCGTGCTCCAGATTCCATTCAGCCACGGGTGGCTGTCGCGCTTCCGCTTCGGTCCGGCCGAGTGGCTGTGGCGCTCGCTCACCTACGGCAAGCGCCAGCCCATGCGGCTCGAGCTCAAGCCGTCGCCGACCGGCGTCCCCGGCGTCCGATGA
- a CDS encoding type I restriction enzyme HsdR N-terminal domain-containing protein — translation MDANQLLELVKRYQDSKNFITNEETAKQALVVPFIRLLGYDPGLPREVRLEYSADFVQGDGKKLPDRMDFAIFDQTGLKPLIVIETKPLGTDLKSRAQQLARYLSQLPELHFGIITDGCHYLFFGDLENPNVMDPEPFFTFSLEDTKSDWAKVAKFLSKFSRESFNATTLITDAENSRYRQGMIDKLSAALKSPGEHEGFLKWLTEDIYKGKRTTAVMERLAEVAKEAIEPTLLRVMGDDFLDKLKERIQRLNEGVEPSAAKEGPNVVKAESARPFDTEPRALSDDKGRPAVETTEEELSFFGVIRDICTKNGHAAEDVLYRDTASYFNVSFKKPTKWFVRFFGNGKRKSLATWVPVDEAKTLAAGFEVEASPSAFGVSRVYIQSIPEVWALKALVARSLELSLTAKEESPVEPTLKVVASQ, via the coding sequence GTGGATGCGAATCAATTGCTGGAGTTGGTCAAGCGCTATCAGGACTCCAAGAACTTCATCACCAACGAAGAGACCGCCAAGCAGGCGCTGGTGGTCCCCTTCATCCGGTTGCTTGGCTACGACCCCGGGCTTCCGCGGGAGGTGCGTCTTGAGTACTCGGCGGACTTCGTCCAGGGCGACGGCAAGAAACTCCCGGACCGGATGGACTTCGCCATCTTCGACCAGACGGGGCTGAAGCCTCTCATCGTCATCGAGACCAAACCCCTTGGCACGGACCTCAAGTCACGCGCCCAGCAACTGGCCCGCTACCTCTCCCAGCTCCCGGAGCTCCACTTCGGCATCATCACGGACGGGTGCCACTACCTGTTCTTCGGTGACCTGGAAAACCCCAACGTCATGGACCCGGAGCCCTTCTTCACGTTCTCCCTGGAGGACACGAAGTCGGACTGGGCCAAGGTCGCCAAGTTCCTCTCCAAGTTCAGCCGCGAATCCTTCAACGCCACGACGCTCATCACCGACGCGGAGAACAGCCGCTACCGCCAGGGGATGATCGACAAGCTGTCCGCGGCCCTGAAATCACCCGGCGAGCACGAGGGCTTCCTCAAGTGGCTCACCGAGGACATCTACAAGGGGAAGCGGACGACCGCCGTGATGGAGCGCCTCGCGGAGGTCGCGAAGGAGGCCATCGAGCCCACCCTCCTCCGGGTCATGGGGGATGACTTCCTCGACAAGCTCAAGGAGCGCATCCAGCGGCTGAACGAAGGCGTGGAGCCCTCCGCCGCCAAGGAAGGCCCCAACGTGGTGAAGGCCGAGAGCGCCAGGCCCTTCGACACGGAGCCGCGCGCCCTGAGCGACGACAAGGGACGCCCTGCCGTGGAGACCACCGAGGAGGAGCTGTCCTTCTTCGGCGTCATCCGGGACATCTGCACCAAGAACGGCCACGCGGCGGAGGACGTCCTCTACCGGGACACCGCGAGCTACTTCAACGTGTCCTTCAAGAAACCCACGAAGTGGTTCGTGCGCTTCTTCGGCAATGGCAAACGCAAGAGCCTTGCCACCTGGGTTCCCGTCGACGAAGCGAAGACGCTCGCGGCGGGCTTCGAGGTCGAAGCGTCCCCCTCGGCCTTCGGCGTGAGCCGGGTCTACATCCAGTCGATTCCCGAGGTGTGGGCGCTCAAGGCGCTGGTCGCCCGCAGCCTGGAGCTGTCCCTCACCGCCAAGGAGGAGTCTCCCGTGGAGCCCACCCTCAAGGTCGTCGCCAGCCAGTAG
- a CDS encoding cysteine synthase A has product MAPRMGSLWDAVGNTPLLRIGSLSRQTGCDIVAKAEFMNPGGSIKDRAAKGMIRRAEETGQLKPGGTIVEGTAGNTGIGLGLLGRERGYRVVVTMPDNQAREKYELLEAMGVEVRRVPAVPFSNPSHFFHQARVLAEANGWAWMNQFENTANGDFHYETTGPEIWEQAEGKVDVLVAAVGSGGTLSGTSRYLKEKNPALRVVLVDPPGSGLYCQVRTGKMETVGSSITEGIGIMRLTENFRQARVDEAMRLEDPDMLDMLYHLAREDALVVGTSAALNVRAAWEVARKHQGQGLRIVTFLCDHGSRYASKVFNPEFLASKQLTVKPLPAE; this is encoded by the coding sequence ATGGCGCCACGAATGGGTTCGCTCTGGGACGCGGTGGGGAACACGCCGCTCTTGCGCATCGGCTCGCTCAGTCGCCAGACGGGTTGCGACATCGTCGCCAAGGCGGAGTTCATGAACCCGGGCGGCAGCATCAAGGACCGGGCCGCGAAGGGGATGATCCGCCGAGCCGAGGAAACAGGGCAGCTCAAGCCCGGCGGCACGATTGTCGAAGGCACCGCGGGCAACACGGGCATCGGCCTGGGGTTGCTGGGGCGCGAGCGGGGCTACCGCGTGGTGGTGACGATGCCGGACAACCAGGCGCGCGAGAAGTACGAGCTCCTGGAGGCCATGGGCGTGGAGGTGCGGCGGGTGCCTGCGGTGCCCTTCTCCAATCCCTCGCATTTCTTCCACCAGGCGCGGGTGCTGGCGGAGGCGAACGGCTGGGCGTGGATGAACCAGTTCGAGAACACGGCGAACGGCGACTTCCACTACGAGACGACGGGGCCTGAAATCTGGGAGCAGGCGGAAGGCAAGGTGGACGTGCTGGTGGCGGCGGTGGGCAGCGGCGGCACGCTGTCCGGGACGAGCCGCTACCTGAAGGAGAAGAACCCGGCCCTGCGCGTGGTGTTGGTGGACCCGCCGGGGTCGGGTCTCTACTGCCAGGTGCGCACGGGGAAGATGGAGACGGTGGGAAGCTCCATCACGGAAGGCATTGGCATCATGCGGCTGACGGAGAACTTCCGGCAGGCGCGAGTGGACGAAGCCATGCGCCTGGAGGACCCGGACATGCTGGACATGCTCTACCACCTGGCGCGCGAGGACGCGCTGGTGGTGGGCACCTCCGCGGCCCTGAACGTGAGGGCCGCGTGGGAGGTGGCGCGCAAGCACCAGGGGCAGGGCCTGCGCATCGTCACGTTCCTGTGCGACCACGGCAGCCGCTACGCCTCCAAGGTGTTCAACCCGGAGTTCCTCGCGTCGAAGCAGCTCACGGTGAAGCCGCTGCCAGCGGAGTGA
- a CDS encoding FadR/GntR family transcriptional regulator: MREASARRAAEMVRVGLVAYVEQQIEQDIALGRLPRNGRLASERVMAHWYGVSRGTVREALRRLAARGLVVQHPGRQARAVALDETLTLENLGLALHAARSEEGRRLLEGFFSLKRQVLVELLADCCANASESEIGRLESVCYALWDAARWHPGERCAQLEFELLRLAAQVAARPGHLLLIQSLQRAFRGIEARLLPFMGGEVLGQWARCAMHALSERDMQALQHQLPLLLKACDARVLDSFAPRPRMHASPETSLPEASMSASAQEGALEVIPCVTKRGLDCPTKPDGEELRPSIALSLMSSEPGCERVEGSAVDAAAGSPSDGRDDSSPEEGLQSASLSTCSCGLPLSCQLPVVAGASTAKSNSSLCENCVAQCDVPCGTDPASV, from the coding sequence ATGCGCGAAGCATCGGCGAGAAGGGCGGCGGAGATGGTGAGGGTGGGGCTGGTGGCATATGTGGAGCAGCAGATTGAGCAGGACATCGCGCTGGGGCGCCTGCCGAGGAACGGGCGGCTGGCCTCGGAGCGGGTGATGGCCCACTGGTATGGCGTGAGCCGGGGCACGGTGCGCGAGGCCCTGCGGCGGCTGGCGGCACGAGGCCTCGTGGTGCAGCACCCCGGACGCCAGGCGCGAGCGGTGGCGCTGGACGAAACGCTGACGCTAGAGAACCTGGGCCTGGCGCTGCATGCCGCGCGCTCCGAGGAGGGCCGGCGACTGCTGGAGGGTTTCTTCAGCCTCAAGCGGCAGGTGCTGGTGGAGCTCTTGGCCGACTGCTGCGCGAATGCCTCCGAGTCGGAGATTGGCCGGTTGGAGTCCGTCTGCTACGCGCTCTGGGACGCGGCGCGCTGGCACCCTGGAGAGCGCTGCGCCCAGCTGGAGTTCGAGCTGCTGCGGCTGGCGGCCCAGGTGGCTGCGCGTCCCGGGCACCTGCTCCTCATCCAATCGCTGCAAAGGGCCTTCAGGGGCATTGAGGCACGGCTGCTGCCCTTCATGGGCGGCGAAGTCCTGGGCCAGTGGGCCCGGTGCGCGATGCACGCCCTGAGCGAGCGCGACATGCAGGCGCTTCAGCACCAACTGCCGCTACTGCTGAAGGCGTGTGATGCGCGGGTGCTCGACTCGTTCGCCCCACGTCCTCGGATGCATGCATCCCCCGAGACTTCCCTCCCCGAAGCCTCCATGTCAGCCAGCGCGCAGGAAGGGGCTTTGGAGGTCATCCCCTGCGTGACGAAGCGGGGCCTCGACTGCCCCACGAAGCCGGACGGCGAGGAACTGCGTCCTTCAATCGCCCTGAGCCTTATGTCTAGCGAGCCCGGGTGTGAGCGCGTGGAAGGGAGTGCCGTGGACGCGGCCGCGGGAAGTCCGTCCGACGGTCGAGACGATTCGAGTCCAGAGGAAGGCCTCCAGTCCGCCTCCTTATCCACCTGCTCCTGCGGACTGCCTTTGAGTTGCCAGTTGCCTGTCGTAGCGGGGGCCAGCACGGCGAAGAGCAACAGCAGCCTCTGCGAAAACTGCGTAGCACAATGCGACGTACCCTGCGGAACGGACCCTGCCTCGGTCTGA
- a CDS encoding SgcJ/EcaC family oxidoreductase produces the protein MVRTRFVGLLALLFVVVPFVSGAQDAVAPAAVASGDEATHQALRAIKQDMEDALNKQDLDRLLSHLHPDVVFSTMNNDVRVGKDAIREYYAQMLGGPNSVVKKVTAKFDVDALTRLYGNSGVAYGSSLDHYILSDGTDLVVNGRWTCTLVKEGDRWLIAAFHYSTNVFDNPLLTKVKNAAMGFGALVAVAALAAGFFIGRRGRRSATA, from the coding sequence ATGGTGCGCACCCGGTTCGTTGGCCTCCTGGCGTTGCTGTTCGTCGTGGTCCCCTTCGTGTCGGGGGCCCAGGATGCCGTGGCTCCGGCGGCGGTGGCCTCGGGTGACGAGGCGACGCATCAGGCGCTGCGTGCCATCAAGCAGGACATGGAGGACGCGCTCAACAAGCAGGACCTGGACCGGTTGCTGTCGCACCTGCACCCGGACGTCGTGTTCTCCACCATGAACAACGACGTTCGCGTGGGGAAGGACGCCATCCGGGAGTACTACGCGCAGATGCTGGGCGGCCCGAACAGCGTCGTGAAGAAGGTCACGGCGAAGTTCGACGTGGATGCGCTCACGCGGCTGTATGGCAACTCGGGCGTCGCGTATGGCTCGTCCCTGGACCACTACATCCTGAGCGACGGCACGGACCTGGTCGTCAATGGCCGGTGGACCTGCACGCTGGTGAAGGAGGGCGACCGGTGGCTCATTGCCGCGTTCCACTACTCCACCAACGTCTTCGACAACCCCCTGCTCACCAAGGTGAAGAACGCCGCCATGGGCTTCGGGGCGCTGGTCGCGGTCGCCGCGCTCGCGGCGGGTTTCTTCATCGGACGCCGGGGACGCCGGTCGGCGACGGCTTGA
- the coaA gene encoding type I pantothenate kinase, which yields MSVTRPRAASMYVDLDRDAWRELRDSTPMTLTAEEVEKLRGLGDRLDIHEVEDVYLPLSRLLHLQVASAQSLWAAQQAFMGHSVRKVPFIIAVAGSVAVGKSTTSRILQALLARWPDHPRVALVTTDGFLHPNRVLAERGIMNRKGFPESYDRRALVRFLAELKAGREEVTAPVYSHLVYDIVPEEAQSIRQPDILILEGLNVLQTGPVEGGRLPQTFLSDFFDFSIYVDATETDIRHWYVERFLHLWETAFRDERSFFRRFSELTREQAIARAASVWAEINGPNLAENIAPTRSRARLILVKGSDHKVRRVRMRKL from the coding sequence ATGTCCGTGACCCGACCCCGCGCCGCATCGATGTACGTCGACCTGGACCGCGACGCGTGGCGCGAGCTCCGGGACTCCACGCCGATGACGTTGACGGCGGAGGAGGTGGAGAAGCTGCGGGGCCTGGGGGACCGGCTGGACATCCACGAGGTGGAGGACGTCTACCTGCCGCTGTCGCGCCTCCTGCACCTGCAGGTGGCGTCGGCGCAGTCGCTGTGGGCGGCGCAGCAGGCGTTCATGGGGCACTCGGTGCGCAAGGTGCCGTTCATCATCGCCGTGGCGGGCAGCGTGGCGGTGGGCAAGAGCACCACGTCGCGCATCCTCCAGGCGCTCCTGGCGCGCTGGCCGGATCATCCGCGCGTGGCGCTGGTGACGACGGACGGGTTCCTGCATCCCAACCGGGTGCTCGCCGAGCGGGGCATCATGAACCGCAAGGGCTTTCCGGAGAGCTATGACCGGCGCGCGCTGGTGCGCTTCCTGGCGGAGCTGAAAGCGGGGCGCGAGGAGGTGACGGCGCCGGTGTACTCGCACCTCGTCTACGACATCGTGCCGGAGGAGGCGCAGTCCATCCGGCAGCCGGACATCCTCATCCTGGAGGGGCTCAACGTCCTGCAGACGGGGCCGGTGGAGGGCGGGCGGCTGCCGCAGACGTTCCTGTCGGACTTCTTCGACTTCTCCATCTACGTGGACGCGACCGAGACGGACATCCGCCACTGGTACGTGGAGCGCTTCCTTCACCTGTGGGAGACGGCGTTCCGCGACGAGCGCTCCTTCTTCCGGCGCTTCTCGGAGCTGACGCGCGAGCAGGCCATCGCGCGGGCCGCGTCGGTGTGGGCGGAGATCAACGGGCCCAACCTGGCGGAGAACATCGCGCCCACGCGCTCCCGGGCGCGGCTCATCCTGGTGAAGGGCAGCGACCACAAGGTCCGCCGCGTGCGGATGCGCAAGCTGTAG
- a CDS encoding fatty acid desaturase codes for MRADDAPPIPAALNAALLVAAMGAGALCLWVASHAEGLWVRLVAAGVFSYVNNTVFSLLHEATHGVLHPSRRLNDGLGRLAATFFPTSFTLQRAFHLTHHRHNRTAREQFDYLHPGDHRFLKYAQWYVILTGVYWLFVPLGALVFALAPGLLRRLRGPGTRYGEQTGADAYLGRLEDAPGGAIRVEVLGMVTVQAGLAYALDLTLVGWVLCYAAFAVNWSSLQYADHAWSPLDVREGAWDLRVAAPVRWVFLNYHYHRAHHRHPQVPWLYLGRYVDERVPRPSFLRIWLSMWRGPRPFPEQTK; via the coding sequence ATGCGCGCCGATGACGCTCCGCCGATTCCGGCCGCGCTCAACGCGGCGCTGCTCGTCGCGGCGATGGGCGCGGGAGCGCTGTGCCTGTGGGTCGCATCGCACGCGGAAGGGCTCTGGGTGCGGCTGGTGGCGGCGGGGGTGTTCTCCTACGTGAACAACACGGTGTTCTCGCTGCTGCACGAAGCGACGCACGGCGTGCTGCATCCGTCGCGGCGGCTCAACGACGGGCTGGGCCGGTTGGCGGCGACGTTCTTCCCCACGTCCTTCACGTTGCAGCGAGCGTTCCACCTCACGCATCACCGCCACAACCGCACGGCGCGCGAGCAGTTCGACTACCTCCACCCGGGCGACCACCGCTTCCTCAAGTATGCGCAGTGGTACGTCATCCTGACCGGCGTCTACTGGTTGTTCGTGCCGCTGGGGGCGCTGGTGTTCGCGCTCGCGCCGGGCCTGCTGCGGAGGCTGAGAGGCCCGGGCACGCGCTACGGGGAGCAGACGGGCGCGGACGCGTACCTGGGGCGGCTGGAGGACGCACCGGGCGGGGCCATCCGAGTGGAGGTGCTGGGAATGGTAACGGTCCAGGCGGGGCTGGCGTACGCGCTGGACCTGACGCTCGTTGGGTGGGTGCTCTGCTACGCGGCGTTCGCGGTGAACTGGAGCTCGCTCCAGTACGCGGATCACGCGTGGTCGCCACTGGACGTGCGCGAAGGAGCGTGGGACCTCAGGGTCGCGGCGCCGGTGCGCTGGGTGTTCCTCAACTACCACTACCACCGCGCGCACCACCGGCACCCGCAGGTACCCTGGCTCTACCTGGGCCGCTACGTGGACGAGCGCGTCCCCCGGCCGTCCTTCCTGCGCATCTGGCTGTCGATGTGGCGGGGCCCCCGGCCGTTCCCGGAGCAGACGAAGTGA
- a CDS encoding phosphatase PAP2 family protein encodes MSEPSGAEAQVEGPLFGWPERKELKRTGAMTCGFALFFLAVYGGSSWVTGFYPGGLRVDLPFEQRIPFMPGWAAVYVSMDALLLLSLLIFRTWRQMLPFALALCAETVLGALCFLVLPVEVAWPPRAVTGGWTEVFQAADTMNLERNYLPSLHVAFACTAALAYRERSGPVASSLFTLWAWAIAASTLLIHEHHLADVIAGALLAWGTWHVVAPRVRRSAFLEAVRVESLCARELYRFARRHPRYGLIALALYQQSLGRWSKARRARVGFCFLQLVDDVLDGDRPVEGEPLDAIDALLRTLETGAPAPATEFHDTATTLGRMLLTELTDPAARKQVFELVRTMRRDRERVRDGRWWNAETLQTQLGDTFRLSVGLMLQVADARVRAEEAPSLLAALGWCSVMRDLREDLAQGLFNVPADVAAEVRARGHDPEDFDSLLAAEAGRAWVRSEYQRARALLDRSAKELAHLEGRPGVALLRLFHRSVESFWARKLPRRMPFLREAPVLETS; translated from the coding sequence GTGAGCGAGCCATCCGGCGCCGAGGCGCAAGTGGAGGGCCCGCTCTTCGGCTGGCCCGAAAGAAAGGAATTGAAGCGCACGGGCGCGATGACGTGCGGCTTCGCGCTGTTCTTCCTAGCGGTGTACGGAGGCTCGAGCTGGGTGACGGGCTTCTATCCCGGAGGCCTGCGCGTGGACCTGCCGTTTGAACAGCGCATCCCGTTCATGCCCGGGTGGGCCGCCGTCTACGTCAGCATGGACGCGCTGCTGCTCCTGTCGCTGCTCATCTTCCGGACCTGGCGGCAGATGCTCCCGTTCGCACTGGCGCTGTGCGCGGAGACAGTGCTGGGGGCGCTCTGCTTCCTCGTCCTGCCGGTCGAAGTGGCCTGGCCGCCACGAGCCGTCACCGGAGGGTGGACGGAAGTCTTTCAAGCAGCCGACACGATGAACCTGGAGCGCAACTACCTGCCATCGCTCCACGTCGCCTTCGCCTGCACGGCGGCCCTGGCCTACCGCGAACGTTCAGGTCCGGTGGCGAGCTCCCTGTTCACGCTGTGGGCATGGGCCATCGCGGCGTCCACGCTGCTCATCCACGAGCACCACCTGGCGGACGTCATCGCTGGAGCCCTGCTCGCCTGGGGCACGTGGCATGTCGTGGCGCCCAGGGTCCGGCGGAGCGCCTTCCTCGAAGCCGTGCGAGTGGAGTCCCTCTGCGCGCGGGAGCTCTACCGCTTCGCGCGCAGGCACCCGCGTTACGGACTCATCGCGCTCGCGCTGTATCAACAATCCCTGGGGCGCTGGAGCAAGGCGCGCAGGGCGCGGGTCGGCTTCTGCTTCCTCCAGTTGGTGGATGACGTGCTGGATGGAGACCGCCCGGTCGAAGGCGAACCGCTGGACGCCATCGACGCGCTCCTGCGCACGCTGGAGACCGGAGCTCCGGCCCCAGCGACGGAGTTCCACGACACCGCGACCACGCTCGGCCGGATGCTGCTCACGGAGCTGACCGACCCTGCGGCACGCAAGCAGGTGTTCGAGCTGGTACGCACGATGCGCCGGGATCGCGAGCGGGTGCGCGACGGTCGCTGGTGGAATGCGGAAACCCTCCAGACCCAACTCGGTGACACCTTCCGGCTCTCCGTGGGACTGATGCTGCAAGTCGCGGATGCCCGGGTCCGAGCGGAGGAGGCCCCTTCCCTGCTCGCGGCGTTGGGTTGGTGCTCGGTGATGCGAGACCTGCGCGAGGACCTGGCCCAGGGCCTCTTCAACGTCCCCGCCGACGTCGCGGCGGAGGTGCGCGCCCGGGGGCATGATCCGGAAGACTTTGACTCCCTGCTCGCGGCGGAGGCCGGACGCGCCTGGGTGCGCAGCGAATACCAGCGCGCCCGAGCGCTGCTGGACCGCTCCGCGAAGGAGCTTGCCCACCTGGAAGGAAGGCCCGGCGTCGCGCTGCTGCGCCTCTTCCACCGGTCGGTGGAGTCCTTCTGGGCGCGGAAGCTGCCGCGTCGCATGCCCTTCCTGCGCGAAGCACCCGTCCTCGAAACCTCCTGA